CGCCCTCGAACACGGTTTCCGCGTCGGTCAGCGGGGTGCCCCGGCACCACCGCTTGATCACCCGGGGGTAGCCGGAGTCGGTGAGCGAGCCGTCGCCGAAGTCCGTGCCCACCAGCACGGTGTCGCCGTCCACCCAGGTGAGCTGCGACTTGGCCTCCGGCAGCTGGAACCCCTCGGCGACGAATTCTCTTGTGGTCATGTCGAATTCGCGCACGACGGAGGCGTCCGAGCCGCCCCTGGACAACGCGACCAGGGCGCGGGTGTACTCCGGTTTGATGACGCCGGCGCCGGCCCACACCCACTTCTCGTCGTCGGCCCGGCCCAACTCGTCGACGTCGATCAGCACGTCCCACTCGGGGGCATCGGTGCGGTAGCTCTCCAGCGTGGTGCGCCGCCACAACCCGCGGGGATTGGCGGCGTCGCGCCAGAAGTTGTAGAGGTACTCGCCGCGGCGGACCACATACGGGATGCGGGCGTCGGTGTCGAGCACCTCGAGCGCCTCGGCGCGCATCCGCTCGAAGTCCTCATCGCGGAACATCGCCAGCGTCGGCTCGTTGCGCGCGCGCACCCAGTCCAGCGCCTCCTCGCCGGTGACGTCCTCGAGCCACAGGTAGGGGTCTTGGGCGTCGTCGGGGGTAGCGGCGGCTTGTGACGTCATGGAAGCCATTGTGGCCCGCGGCGGTAGTGTGAGGTGTATTACACCGACGAGCGAGGAGCCGGGCAGATGACTGTTTTCGCACGTCCAGGGTCCGCTGGGGCGTTGATGTCGTATGAGTCCCGCTACGACAACTTCATCGGGGGCGGGTGGGTGCCGCCGGCGCGGGGCCGCTACTTCGAGAACCCGACACCGGTGACCGGCCAGCCGTTCTGCGAGGTGGCTCGTTCCGACGAGGCCGACGTCGACAAGGCGCTGGACGCCGCCCACGGGGCGGCCCCCGCGTGGGGCAAGACCGCACCGGCCGAGCGGGCGGTGATCCTGAACAAGATCGCCGACCGGATCGAGGAGAACAAGGCCGCGCTGGCGGTGGCCGAGGTGTGGGACAACGGCAAACCGATCCGCGAGGCGCTGGCCGCCGACATCACGCTGGCGGTGGACCATTTCCGCTACTTCGCCGCGGCGATCCGCGCGCAGGAAGGGTCGCTGTCCCAGATCGACTCCGACACCGTCGCCTACCACTTCCATGAACCGCTCGGCGTGGTGGGCCAGATCATCCCGTGGAATTTCCCGATCCTGATGGCCACCTGGAAACTGGCCCCGGCCCTGGCGGCCGGCAACGCGGTGGTGCTCAAACCCGCTGAGCAGACCCCGGTCTCGGTGCTCTACCTGATGTCGCTGATCGGCGATCTGCTGCCCGCGGGGGTGGTCAACGTCGTGAACGGGTTCGGCGCCGAGGCGGGCAAGCCGCTGGCGTCGAGCAATCGGATCGCCAAGGTCGCCTTCACCGGGGAGACCACCACCGGCCGGCTGATCATGCAATACGCCTCGCAGAACCTGATCCCGGTCACCCTGGAGCTTGGCGGCAAGAGCCCCAACATCTTCTTCTCCGACGTCATGGCCAAAGCCGACGACTTCTGCGACAAGGCGCTCGAGGGCTTCACCATGTTCGCCCTCAACCAGGGCGAGGTGTGCACCTGCCCGTCGCGCAGCCTGATCCAGTCCGACATCTACGACGAGTTCCTCGAGCTGGCCGCCATCCGGACCAAGGCGGTCCGGCAGGGCGACCCGCTGGACACCGAGACGATGCTGGGTTCCCAGGCCTCCAACGACCAGCTGGAAAAGGTGTTGTCCTACATCGAGATCGGCAAGGACGAGGGCGCGGTGATCATCACCGGCGGGGAGCGCGCCGAGTTGGGCGGCGACCTGTCCGGCGGCTACTACATGCAGCCGACGATCTTCGCCGGCAACAACAAGATGCGGATCTTTCAGGAGGAGATCTTCGGCCCCGTGGTGGCGGTGACGTCGTTCTCCGATTACGACGACGCGATCTCGATCGCCAACGACACCCTCTACGGCCTGGGCGCGGGGGTGTGGAGCCGCGACGGCAACACCGCCTACCGCGCCGGCCGCGACATCCAGGCCGGCCGGGTGTGGGTCAACTGCTACCACGCGTACCCCGCGCACGCCGCGTTCGGCGGCTACAAGCAGTCCGGCATCGGCCGGGAGAACCACAAGATGATGCTCGACCACTACCAGCAGACCAAGAACCTGATGGTCTCCTACTCCGAGAAGGCGCAGGGGTTCTTCTAGATGGGTCACGGGCCCCCCTCAGGAGTCGTGATCACCCCGGCTGCCGCCGAACTGCTGGCGAGCCTGCAGGATCGGCATGGCCCGGTGATGTTCCACCAGTCGGGCGGCTGCTGCGACGGGTCGTCACCGATGTGCTACCCGCGCGGGGACTTCCTGGTCGGCGACCGCGACGTGCTGCTCGGCGTGCTCGACGTCGGGGACGGGGTGCCGGTGTGGATCTCGGGCCCGCAGTACGAAACCTGGAAGCACACCCAGCTCGTCATCGACGTGGTCCCGGGCCGCGGCGGCGGGTTCAGCCTGGAGGCGCCCGAGGGGGTGCGGTTCCTGTCCCGCGGCCGCGTCTTCAGCGACGGCGAGCAGGCCGAGCTGCGGGCCACGCCGGTCATCACCGGCGCCGATTACGAGCGTGGCGAACGCCCCGCCGCGCGCGGCCAGGTGGTGACTGACGCGGCGTCCCGAACGTGCCCTCCTGCCCGGTGACCGCAGTAATCTCGAAAACGTGATACCCCTGCCGCGACCGCGAGTGTTGGCGGGCGCCATGCTGATCGGAGCCGCGGTCGGCTTGTTGGCGGGGGTGGGGTTCGCCGGGACCGCCCATGGCAGCATCCGCCCGGCCTTCGCCCTCGCGTTGGTGGTCGGGATTCCGAGTGTGGCCGGGCTGGTCACGATCCTGTTCTCCGGGCGTCGGTGGGTGACGACGCTCGGTGCGTTCAGTTTGGCCGTGGCGCCCGGCTGGTTTGGTGTGCTCGTTGCCCTCCAGGTGGCCTCCGGTGGCTGACGAGGACACCCCGTCGAGCCCCGGCACCCAGTCGTGGGTGCCGGATTTCACGGATTCCGACGAGGACACCGGGACGCAGTCGTGGAAGCCGGATTTCTCGGATTCCGATGAGGACACGGGTGAGCGGCCCGCCGCCGCGCCGGCGACGCCCGCGCCCGCGGCCGACGAAGAGGCTGCGGGCGACGAATCCGCTATGGCGCCCGTGCAACCGGTCACCGTTCCCGGTCGTTACCTCTACCTGAAGTGGTGGAAGCTGCTGCTGGTCGCCCTCGGCGTGTGGTCCGTGGCGGCCGTCGCCGGGCTCGGCCTGTTCTATTGGTGGTACCACTCGGCGGACGCGACCCCGGCGCTCTTCGTGGTCCTGGTGTACGTGGTGGCGTGCGCCGTCGCGGGCGTGCTGCTCGCGATGGCCGAGGGCAGGCCGCTGGTCTCGGCGCTGTCGCTGGCG
This genomic interval from Mycobacterium sp. SMC-2 contains the following:
- a CDS encoding aldehyde dehydrogenase family protein, with amino-acid sequence MTVFARPGSAGALMSYESRYDNFIGGGWVPPARGRYFENPTPVTGQPFCEVARSDEADVDKALDAAHGAAPAWGKTAPAERAVILNKIADRIEENKAALAVAEVWDNGKPIREALAADITLAVDHFRYFAAAIRAQEGSLSQIDSDTVAYHFHEPLGVVGQIIPWNFPILMATWKLAPALAAGNAVVLKPAEQTPVSVLYLMSLIGDLLPAGVVNVVNGFGAEAGKPLASSNRIAKVAFTGETTTGRLIMQYASQNLIPVTLELGGKSPNIFFSDVMAKADDFCDKALEGFTMFALNQGEVCTCPSRSLIQSDIYDEFLELAAIRTKAVRQGDPLDTETMLGSQASNDQLEKVLSYIEIGKDEGAVIITGGERAELGGDLSGGYYMQPTIFAGNNKMRIFQEEIFGPVVAVTSFSDYDDAISIANDTLYGLGAGVWSRDGNTAYRAGRDIQAGRVWVNCYHAYPAHAAFGGYKQSGIGRENHKMMLDHYQQTKNLMVSYSEKAQGFF
- a CDS encoding putative holin, giving the protein MIPLPRPRVLAGAMLIGAAVGLLAGVGFAGTAHGSIRPAFALALVVGIPSVAGLVTILFSGRRWVTTLGAFSLAVAPGWFGVLVALQVASGG
- a CDS encoding DUF779 domain-containing protein gives rise to the protein MGHGPPSGVVITPAAAELLASLQDRHGPVMFHQSGGCCDGSSPMCYPRGDFLVGDRDVLLGVLDVGDGVPVWISGPQYETWKHTQLVIDVVPGRGGGFSLEAPEGVRFLSRGRVFSDGEQAELRATPVITGADYERGERPAARGQVVTDAASRTCPPAR